In the genome of Kitasatospora cathayae, one region contains:
- the tatA gene encoding Sec-independent protein translocase subunit TatA — MLRNGLEPWHILVVLAVVVLLFGSKKLPEMARGLGKSMRILKAETKAMREEDTTADAGTAQSTAAPQPGGDRPAVTPTNVTKAAETKHTETSA, encoded by the coding sequence ATGCTGCGGAACGGTCTTGAGCCCTGGCACATCTTGGTGGTGCTGGCGGTCGTAGTCCTGCTGTTCGGATCGAAGAAGCTGCCGGAGATGGCCCGCGGCCTGGGCAAGTCGATGCGCATCCTGAAGGCGGAGACCAAGGCGATGCGCGAGGAGGACACCACGGCGGACGCCGGCACCGCGCAGAGCACGGCCGCCCCCCAGCCGGGCGGCGACCGCCCGGCCGTCACGCCGACCAACGTGACCAAGGCCGCCGAGACCAAGCACACCGAGACGAGCGCC
- a CDS encoding methyltransferase family protein, with product MSVPSLLTLLGVLCWIAYELLLRRREDSAAGTWHADDRDRGSTRLLLSCYVASVLAVVLLDRASIGELPTWARWFGVAMVAAGLALRAWGMRTLGRYYTRTLRTVDAQHVVRSGPYRLIRHPGYAGSLLVWIGYALGAGGWAAALVVAAPLLGAYGWRIAAEERLLVASFGPVYAEYRKVSKRLVPFVY from the coding sequence ATGTCCGTGCCGTCCCTCCTCACCCTGCTCGGCGTCCTCTGCTGGATCGCCTACGAGCTGCTACTGCGCCGCCGCGAGGACTCGGCGGCCGGCACCTGGCACGCGGACGACCGCGACCGCGGCTCGACCCGGCTGCTGCTCTCCTGCTACGTCGCGTCCGTACTGGCCGTGGTGCTGCTCGACCGCGCCTCGATCGGCGAACTGCCCACCTGGGCACGCTGGTTCGGGGTCGCGATGGTGGCCGCCGGGCTGGCCCTGCGGGCCTGGGGCATGCGGACCCTGGGCCGCTACTACACCCGCACCCTGCGCACCGTGGACGCCCAGCACGTGGTCCGCTCCGGCCCGTACCGGCTGATCCGCCACCCCGGCTACGCCGGCAGCCTGCTGGTCTGGATCGGCTACGCGCTCGGCGCCGGCGGCTGGGCCGCGGCCCTGGTGGTCGCCGCACCGCTGCTCGGCGCGTACGGCTGGCGGATCGCGGCCGAGGAGCGGCTGCTGGTGGCGTCCTTCGGCCCGGTGTACGCGGAGTACCGGAAGGTGTCCAAGCGGCTGGTGCCGTTCGTCTATTGA
- a CDS encoding class I SAM-dependent methyltransferase — MVNGHGRVRGSYDAVAEEYLGRIGGELAHKVVDRALLGAVVEEAAGGVVADLGCGPGHVSGWLAGQGARVVGIDLSPRMVELAGREHPGTEFRTGDLLALPAADGEFAAAVALYSVIHLEPDELLPAFAEMRRVLRPGGLLLVSFHLGKEVRRLEEWWGHRVDVDFHFLETDAVAARLAGAGFAVEARLEREGLPEEADTRRGYLLARRP, encoded by the coding sequence ATGGTGAACGGTCACGGGCGGGTGCGCGGGAGTTACGACGCGGTGGCGGAGGAGTACCTGGGGCGGATCGGGGGTGAGCTGGCGCACAAGGTGGTGGACCGGGCGCTGCTGGGAGCCGTCGTGGAGGAAGCGGCCGGCGGGGTGGTGGCGGACCTCGGGTGCGGGCCGGGGCACGTGTCGGGGTGGCTGGCCGGGCAGGGCGCGCGGGTGGTCGGGATCGACCTCTCGCCGCGGATGGTCGAGCTGGCCGGGCGCGAGCACCCCGGGACCGAGTTCCGCACCGGTGACCTGCTGGCGCTGCCCGCCGCCGACGGGGAGTTCGCGGCCGCGGTGGCGCTGTACTCGGTGATCCACCTGGAACCGGACGAGCTGCTGCCCGCCTTCGCCGAGATGCGGCGGGTGCTGCGGCCCGGCGGGCTGCTGTTGGTCTCCTTCCACCTGGGCAAGGAGGTGCGGCGACTGGAGGAGTGGTGGGGCCACCGGGTCGACGTGGACTTCCACTTCCTGGAGACCGACGCCGTCGCCGCCCGCCTCGCCGGGGCAGGGTTCGCCGTCGAGGCGCGGCTGGAGCGGGAGGGCCTGCCCGAGGAGGCCGACACCCGGCGCGGCTACCTGCTGGCCCGACGGCCCTGA
- a CDS encoding MFS transporter: MTATTGRAGRREWIGLAVLLLPTLVLSMDMGVLFFAVPYISTELAPTGTQQLWIMDMYSFLLAGLLITMGALGDRIGRRRLLMIGAAGFTGASLLAARSGSADQLIAARALLGIAGATVMPSTLALIRNMFHDPKQRQTALGAWGGVLTAGATLGPVAGGLLLDHYWWGSAFLVAVPVMVLVLLTAPVLLPEYRTATRTGRFDLPGAALSLAAILPLVYGVKTLAVNGWSPLPAFAVAAGLLLAGAFVWRQRTAANPLIDLSLFRIRTFSGAISVNTLAMFAMMGFALFTSQYLQLVKGMSPFTASLWSLVPSVGVGAAIGISSALAGKVRPAALMGGGFVVGATGFAMMTQVGPHSPLALILTAAGVLAAGTVGTMTMTAEMVVSAAPAEQAGAASATSETAVELGSSLGIALLGAAGAAVYRHQLDGALPAGVGGAAARTAQDTLGGAVSVAAQLPGRLGPDLLETARSAFTDGLHVAAAVGLLFALGAALLAHRLLRHLPATTPAPAPEQAPAPEQAPAPEQEPAAA; encoded by the coding sequence ATGACCGCAACCACCGGCCGCGCAGGCCGTCGCGAATGGATCGGCCTGGCCGTCCTCCTGCTCCCGACGCTCGTCCTGTCCATGGACATGGGCGTGCTGTTCTTCGCCGTCCCGTACATCTCCACCGAGCTGGCGCCCACCGGCACCCAGCAGCTGTGGATCATGGACATGTACTCGTTCCTGTTGGCCGGACTGCTCATCACGATGGGCGCGCTGGGCGACCGGATCGGCCGCCGCCGGCTGCTGATGATCGGCGCCGCGGGCTTCACCGGCGCCTCGCTGCTGGCCGCCCGCTCCGGCAGCGCCGACCAGCTGATCGCCGCCCGCGCCCTGCTCGGCATCGCCGGGGCCACCGTGATGCCCTCGACCCTCGCGCTGATCCGCAACATGTTCCACGACCCCAAGCAGCGGCAGACCGCGCTCGGCGCCTGGGGCGGCGTGCTCACCGCCGGGGCCACCCTCGGCCCGGTCGCCGGCGGACTGCTGCTCGACCACTACTGGTGGGGCTCGGCCTTCCTGGTGGCCGTTCCGGTGATGGTCCTGGTGCTGCTGACCGCGCCCGTCCTGCTGCCCGAGTACCGCACCGCCACCCGCACCGGCCGCTTCGACCTGCCCGGCGCCGCGCTCTCGCTCGCCGCGATCCTGCCGCTGGTCTACGGGGTCAAGACCCTCGCCGTGAACGGCTGGAGCCCGCTGCCCGCCTTCGCCGTCGCGGCCGGACTCCTGCTGGCCGGCGCCTTCGTGTGGCGCCAGCGCACCGCCGCGAACCCGCTGATCGACCTGAGCCTGTTCCGGATCCGCACCTTCAGCGGGGCGATCAGCGTCAACACCCTCGCGATGTTCGCGATGATGGGCTTCGCCCTCTTCACCTCGCAGTACCTGCAGTTGGTCAAGGGCATGAGCCCGTTCACCGCCTCGCTCTGGTCGCTGGTGCCGAGCGTCGGTGTCGGCGCGGCGATCGGGATCAGTTCGGCGCTGGCCGGCAAGGTCCGCCCGGCGGCGCTGATGGGCGGCGGCTTCGTGGTCGGCGCGACCGGCTTCGCGATGATGACCCAGGTCGGCCCGCACTCGCCGCTGGCACTCATCCTCACCGCGGCGGGCGTACTGGCCGCGGGCACCGTCGGCACCATGACGATGACCGCCGAGATGGTCGTCTCCGCCGCCCCGGCCGAGCAGGCCGGCGCCGCCTCCGCCACCTCCGAGACCGCCGTCGAACTCGGCAGCTCGCTCGGCATCGCCCTGCTGGGCGCGGCGGGCGCCGCGGTCTACCGACACCAGCTGGACGGCGCCCTCCCGGCGGGCGTCGGCGGCGCGGCCGCCCGCACCGCGCAGGACACCCTCGGCGGCGCGGTCTCCGTCGCGGCCCAGCTGCCCGGGCGGCTCGGCCCGGACCTGCTGGAGACCGCCCGCAGCGCCTTCACGGACGGCCTCCACGTCGCCGCCGCCGTCGGACTGCTCTTCGCCCTCGGCGCCGCCCTCCTGGCCCACCGGCTGCTGCGCCACCTCCCCGCCACCACCCCGGCCCCGGCCCCGGAACAGGCCCCGGCCCCGGAACAGGCCCCGGCCCCGGAACAGGAACCCGCCGCCGCCTGA
- a CDS encoding TetR/AcrR family transcriptional regulator: MGNREDLMAGAKRCLYEKGYGRTRARDIATASGVSLAAIGYHFGSKDALLNAAMIEAIGEMGEALAAVVYGASQVSDDPELRFAAVWNGLRDVFVEHRGLWAAQFEALAQAGHDPELAKALEDAQKEGRLGLAAVFQGVAEVPDTEEELARGAFYQILLAGYVAQWLAAPDLAPNGYEFLRGLRLVSGSVLGSDATP, from the coding sequence ATGGGAAACCGCGAAGACCTGATGGCCGGCGCCAAGCGCTGCCTGTACGAGAAGGGCTACGGGCGCACCAGGGCCCGTGACATCGCGACCGCCTCGGGCGTGAGCCTGGCCGCGATCGGCTACCACTTCGGCTCGAAGGACGCGCTGCTCAACGCCGCGATGATCGAGGCGATCGGCGAGATGGGTGAGGCCCTGGCGGCGGTGGTGTACGGCGCCAGCCAGGTGTCGGACGATCCGGAGCTGCGCTTCGCGGCTGTCTGGAACGGCCTCCGGGACGTCTTCGTCGAGCACCGCGGGCTCTGGGCGGCCCAGTTCGAGGCCCTCGCCCAGGCCGGACACGACCCCGAGCTCGCCAAGGCCTTGGAGGACGCGCAGAAGGAGGGCCGGCTCGGCCTCGCCGCGGTGTTCCAGGGGGTGGCCGAGGTGCCGGACACGGAGGAGGAGCTCGCCCGCGGCGCCTTCTACCAGATCCTGCTGGCCGGCTACGTCGCCCAGTGGCTGGCCGCGCCCGACCTGGCTCCGAACGGGTACGAGTTCCTGCGCGGGCTCCGGCTGGTCAGCGGCAGCGTGTTGGGATCCGACGCTACGCCGTGA
- a CDS encoding cupin domain-containing protein, with amino-acid sequence MPDLERLAVEHAALAAESPHGRSAHLVLHDGMLRQTVIAMTAGTALDEHTPPTAGSVQVLRGRVSLTIAGRLLELSVGELEPVPQERHGLLAHVDSVVLLTAVTA; translated from the coding sequence ATGCCCGATCTCGAACGGCTCGCCGTGGAGCACGCCGCCCTGGCGGCCGAGAGCCCGCACGGACGCAGCGCCCACCTGGTGCTGCACGACGGGATGCTGCGGCAGACCGTGATCGCGATGACCGCCGGCACCGCGCTGGACGAGCACACCCCGCCCACCGCCGGGAGCGTCCAGGTGCTGCGCGGCCGGGTCTCGTTGACCATCGCCGGGCGCCTGCTGGAGCTCTCCGTCGGTGAGTTGGAGCCCGTCCCGCAGGAGCGGCACGGGCTGCTGGCACACGTCGACTCGGTGGTGCTGCTGACCGCCGTCACGGCGTAG
- a CDS encoding acyl-CoA dehydrogenase family protein: protein MRRTVFNEDHEAFRETIRDFIANEVVPVYESWEADGHPPRDFYRQLGELGVYGIEVPEEYGGAGESGFKYQAVIAEETARAGVSFGSSGVHTGLVLPYLLEYANEEQKRRWLPGFVSGDIMTAIAMTEPGAGSDLAGISTTARLSEDGTHYVLNGAKTFITGGVLADLVLVVCRTSPYDPENRRAGLSILCVDTTSPGYSVGRKLQKIGLRTSDTAELAFSDVKVPVENLLGEEGRAFSYLTHNLVQERLAIAVGAYAAAAAAIRFAVQYVKDRKVFGKAVAEFQNTKFTLADCQAQVLAQQSMVDRALELYQDGELTVADAAAAKLFCTESASTVIDKCLQLHGGYGYILEYPIARLYTDNRVFRIYGGTSEVMRSIIAKSLGL from the coding sequence GTGCGCCGCACCGTGTTCAACGAGGACCACGAGGCCTTCCGGGAGACCATCCGGGACTTCATCGCCAACGAGGTCGTCCCGGTCTACGAGAGCTGGGAGGCCGACGGCCACCCGCCCCGCGACTTCTACCGCCAGCTGGGCGAACTCGGCGTCTACGGCATCGAGGTGCCGGAGGAGTACGGCGGCGCGGGCGAGAGCGGGTTCAAGTACCAGGCGGTGATCGCCGAGGAGACCGCCCGGGCGGGCGTGAGCTTCGGCTCCTCCGGCGTGCACACCGGGTTGGTGCTGCCGTACCTGCTGGAGTACGCGAACGAGGAGCAGAAGCGGCGCTGGCTGCCCGGCTTCGTCTCCGGCGACATCATGACCGCGATCGCGATGACCGAGCCGGGCGCCGGCTCCGACCTCGCGGGCATCTCCACCACCGCCCGGCTCTCCGAGGACGGCACCCACTACGTCCTGAACGGCGCCAAGACCTTCATCACCGGCGGCGTGCTGGCCGACCTGGTCCTGGTGGTCTGCCGCACCTCGCCGTACGACCCGGAGAACCGCCGGGCCGGGCTGTCCATCCTGTGCGTGGACACCACCTCGCCCGGCTACTCGGTCGGCCGCAAGCTGCAGAAGATCGGCCTGCGCACCTCGGACACCGCCGAGTTGGCGTTCAGCGACGTCAAGGTGCCGGTGGAGAACCTGCTCGGCGAAGAAGGCCGGGCCTTCTCCTACCTGACCCACAACCTGGTGCAGGAGCGGCTGGCGATCGCCGTCGGCGCGTACGCGGCGGCCGCGGCGGCGATCCGGTTCGCGGTGCAGTACGTCAAGGACCGCAAGGTGTTCGGCAAGGCGGTGGCCGAGTTCCAGAACACCAAGTTCACCCTGGCCGACTGCCAGGCCCAGGTGCTGGCGCAGCAGTCGATGGTGGACCGCGCGCTGGAGCTCTACCAGGACGGGGAGCTGACCGTCGCGGACGCGGCGGCGGCGAAGCTGTTCTGCACCGAGTCGGCTTCCACCGTGATCGACAAGTGCCTGCAGCTGCACGGTGGTTACGGCTACATCCTGGAGTACCCGATCGCCCGGCTCTACACCGACAACCGGGTGTTCCGGATCTACGGCGGCACGAGCGAGGTCATGCGCAGCATCATCGCCAAGTCGCTGGGGCTGTAA
- a CDS encoding TetR/AcrR family transcriptional regulator translates to MVVRRPPGRRAQILAVAADRFHRSGYHQVSMTEVAAGVGITAPALYRHFRGKPELLDRAVRLGLDALADGLRAAGSTDELGAALAAVAVGHRPLGTLVQRDARLLPAARRAELRRELRADVALMTAVLRAERPELDGADAELLCWSALSGCAGLSYQSAAPQPRRAEALLRELVAAVLAVSLDGTAAGPVAAPAPQPRPQARREELLAAAVRLFHQRGFDNVSTDQLGAAVGISGPSVYRHFDSKADLLAASLVRSRERLWHEVDGAIATAAGPRAALAAGLGAYVDFALRNGDYLGAMLSETERLAPPDRRVAVDFRRDFLRTWVDLLRQVRPEDDAATARIRVHALFSLVNDGVRNRPHSARPDLGDCLRRLGRAVLGVQELGVRELGVRE, encoded by the coding sequence ATGGTGGTCCGACGGCCGCCCGGCCGGCGCGCCCAGATCCTCGCCGTGGCCGCCGACCGCTTCCACCGCAGCGGCTACCACCAGGTCTCGATGACCGAGGTCGCCGCCGGGGTGGGCATCACCGCGCCCGCCCTCTACCGGCACTTCCGCGGCAAGCCCGAACTGCTCGACCGCGCCGTGCGGTTGGGCCTGGACGCGCTCGCCGACGGCCTGCGCGCGGCCGGCAGCACCGACGAACTCGGCGCCGCCCTGGCCGCGGTGGCGGTCGGCCACCGCCCGCTCGGCACCCTGGTGCAGCGCGACGCCCGGCTGCTGCCGGCCGCCCGCCGAGCCGAGCTGCGCCGCGAACTCCGCGCGGACGTCGCCCTGATGACCGCGGTGCTGCGCGCCGAGCGGCCCGAACTAGACGGCGCAGACGCCGAGTTGCTCTGCTGGTCGGCGCTCTCCGGCTGCGCCGGGCTGTCCTACCAGTCGGCCGCGCCGCAGCCCCGCCGGGCCGAGGCGCTGCTGCGCGAACTGGTCGCGGCCGTGCTCGCGGTGTCCCTGGACGGCACGGCCGCCGGGCCGGTGGCCGCACCCGCGCCGCAGCCGAGGCCGCAGGCGCGCCGGGAGGAACTGCTGGCGGCGGCCGTCCGGCTGTTCCACCAGCGCGGCTTCGACAACGTCAGCACCGACCAACTCGGCGCCGCCGTCGGCATCTCCGGCCCCAGCGTGTACCGGCACTTCGACAGCAAGGCCGACCTGCTCGCCGCCTCCCTGGTGCGCAGCCGGGAGCGGCTCTGGCACGAGGTGGACGGCGCGATCGCGACCGCCGCCGGGCCGCGGGCGGCGCTGGCGGCCGGGCTCGGCGCGTACGTCGACTTCGCGCTGCGCAACGGCGACTATCTGGGCGCGATGCTCAGCGAGACCGAGCGGCTGGCCCCGCCGGACCGCCGGGTCGCGGTGGACTTCCGGCGCGACTTCCTGCGCACCTGGGTCGACCTGCTGCGGCAGGTCCGCCCGGAGGACGACGCGGCGACCGCCCGGATCCGGGTGCACGCGCTGTTCTCGCTGGTCAACGACGGGGTGCGGAACCGTCCGCACAGCGCCAGGCCGGACCTCGGCGACTGCCTGCGGCGGCTGGGCCGGGCGGTGCTGGGGGTTCAAGAGCTCGGGGTCCGGGAGCTCGGGGTCCGGGAGTAG
- a CDS encoding ATP-binding protein has protein sequence MSEGAPTEPTPAEDLRTTEVDLGGLVNVLATHLYSTPLVALRELVQNAHDSHTRRLLEDPDGEHRPLIRVRADAARRTVAIEDTGAGLTEPEIHAYLATVGTGYTRMLRELTGNQELIGAFGLGFLSAFSVADEVTVTTTSHREPRLGHRYRSRGGEHYQVEPVPARPQPGTVVELALKAEHAHLADEVALREVLGRYCVLLPIPVFVGEDEQPVNSVQVPWRRQVPGDQHAARMRFATAFGRRFEPLTAFPVSPVEGATDAVGLLWVQDGGTYGSSDNRDLAVYLRGMLLAEDARDLLPGWAGFIGGVIESSRLTPTASREDLQRDEHYRALQQALTDAVVDGLYETARLRPAAWRRILTRHGQDLLGAALCDERLFTLLADDVPVPTSQGDLTAGGLRAAGGGAVHVALGTGGGFEEMLYRAMRVPIARGDRYAVLPFLRRYAQLRGCRLVELGSEQGNRELFRDPERPLPPEESAWLSGALADPGEQLVPARFDPPGLPLVLVPDREAELKARIEDDQADARIPSAALRLARAFTARTDGGVRARLYLNLACPAVQDLLAAYRAGHTGSATAAGLLRSLKVIMAAASTGPSEGDLGAALAGIGTAVSALTAAVPAGLPGVPDSPGDLPAET, from the coding sequence ATGTCTGAAGGTGCCCCGACCGAGCCCACCCCCGCCGAGGACCTGCGCACCACCGAGGTCGACCTCGGCGGCCTGGTGAACGTCCTCGCCACCCATCTCTACTCCACCCCGCTGGTCGCCCTGCGCGAACTCGTCCAGAACGCCCACGACTCGCACACCCGCAGGCTCCTGGAGGACCCGGACGGCGAGCACCGTCCGCTGATCCGGGTGCGCGCCGACGCCGCGCGGCGGACCGTCGCCATCGAGGACACCGGGGCCGGCCTCACCGAGCCGGAGATCCACGCCTACCTGGCCACCGTCGGCACCGGCTACACCCGGATGCTGCGCGAACTGACCGGCAACCAGGAGCTGATCGGTGCCTTCGGCCTGGGCTTCCTCTCCGCCTTCTCGGTCGCCGACGAGGTGACCGTCACCACCACCTCGCACCGCGAGCCGCGGCTCGGCCACCGCTACCGCAGCCGCGGCGGCGAGCACTACCAGGTCGAGCCGGTACCCGCCCGTCCGCAGCCCGGCACCGTGGTCGAACTGGCACTCAAGGCCGAGCACGCCCACCTCGCCGACGAGGTCGCGCTGCGCGAAGTCCTCGGCCGCTACTGCGTGCTGCTGCCCATTCCGGTCTTCGTCGGCGAGGACGAGCAGCCCGTCAACTCGGTCCAGGTGCCGTGGCGCCGGCAAGTGCCGGGCGACCAGCACGCCGCCCGGATGCGCTTCGCCACCGCCTTCGGCCGCCGCTTCGAACCGCTCACCGCCTTCCCCGTCAGCCCGGTCGAGGGCGCCACCGACGCGGTCGGCCTGCTCTGGGTCCAGGACGGCGGCACCTACGGCAGCAGCGACAACCGCGACCTCGCCGTCTACCTGCGCGGCATGCTGCTCGCCGAGGACGCCCGCGACCTGCTGCCCGGCTGGGCCGGGTTCATCGGCGGGGTGATCGAGTCCAGCCGGCTCACCCCCACCGCCAGCCGCGAGGACCTCCAGCGCGACGAGCACTACCGCGCGCTCCAGCAGGCTCTCACCGACGCCGTCGTGGACGGTCTCTACGAGACGGCCCGGCTGCGGCCCGCCGCCTGGCGCCGGATCCTCACCCGGCACGGCCAGGACCTGCTCGGCGCCGCGCTCTGCGACGAGCGGCTGTTCACCCTGCTCGCCGACGACGTCCCGGTGCCCACCTCGCAGGGCGACCTCACCGCGGGCGGACTGCGGGCGGCCGGCGGGGGAGCCGTGCACGTCGCGCTCGGCACCGGCGGCGGCTTCGAGGAGATGCTGTACCGGGCGATGCGGGTGCCGATCGCCCGCGGCGACCGGTACGCCGTCCTGCCGTTCCTGCGCCGCTACGCCCAGCTGCGCGGCTGCCGACTGGTCGAGCTGGGCAGCGAGCAGGGCAACCGCGAACTGTTCCGCGACCCGGAGCGCCCGCTGCCGCCCGAGGAGTCGGCCTGGCTGTCCGGCGCCCTCGCCGACCCGGGCGAGCAGCTCGTCCCGGCCCGCTTCGACCCGCCCGGCCTGCCGCTGGTCCTGGTGCCGGACCGCGAGGCCGAACTGAAGGCCCGGATCGAGGACGACCAGGCCGACGCCCGGATCCCGTCCGCCGCGCTGCGGCTGGCCCGGGCGTTCACCGCCCGCACCGACGGCGGGGTCAGGGCCCGGCTCTACCTCAACCTGGCCTGCCCGGCCGTCCAGGACCTGCTCGCCGCCTACCGCGCCGGGCACACCGGCAGCGCCACCGCGGCCGGCCTGCTCCGCTCGCTCAAGGTGATCATGGCGGCGGCCTCCACCGGCCCCTCCGAAGGGGACCTCGGCGCCGCGCTGGCCGGCATCGGCACCGCCGTCTCCGCCCTGACCGCCGCCGTCCCGGCCGGCCTGCCCGGCGTTCCGGACAGCCCCGGCGACCTCCCGGCGGAGACGTGA
- a CDS encoding tetratricopeptide repeat protein, with translation MTTDIWAWVRDTHQQLYAAGHRRLADAMYELPEHATEGRNEQLDAAYPEAIASARALGLPWVEVYLRHWRMQNLLNKRQQGESVMPEVVDLLDFAHREETAGCPQSVCVVQDFAICHARVDGPGYARERLEVVGETLDRIEPGRACFDCLSREYSGALEDDDRPADALAHLDTAAARMRGAGQEVSLRFHRTRAGALHLLGRHEEVLTLLDTAERAARARGEEIDESDRRWGALQRARALAALGRTTEALALLPERAEAERHADLRASWTETVELLIAAGAWENDAELGAVLAGWVGYLDGTGSHRPCVDLLLAAGRLALARGARTVALTLAATGERKLTQLRRTAGVAERVAALRAAAEALPVPELPVPPGELTAHLAEAQVPFETGADLLSVALDRYRGEQAGATDLAVVLANVLGGLGHARAAADLLWRRLDADPGSQELTGTLGQALIEARDAEGVRRLADRLAATSPADAHWIRARWAAAEQRWAEVLEQCEAILALDARWINTRRLAAAAATELGDHVTAQRLYQELLEHALPAEEAGEAELHRTVQEPDLWHLITAASANRDWAVVRSTGARIGIEFDRPEGPVDEEWQLITVRATRTNGTPVDLPAVRTGPATARILPVLGADLTLNHGDVVVFAPALLERPPAEDAPEEERANWRPTFALLTLLDPAGYTTYWIDGVRPADEAWAGFRDELRAAGYALWVYSGEQYRLPDPERDEDDLPGVYAALGLPPTASAEDADALLHELTAGWEHPVTWLELADAAGVDLRRHTEIIERYDI, from the coding sequence ATGACCACCGACATCTGGGCCTGGGTGCGCGACACCCACCAGCAGCTGTACGCGGCCGGCCACCGCCGGCTGGCCGACGCCATGTACGAGCTGCCCGAGCACGCCACCGAGGGGCGCAACGAGCAGCTCGACGCGGCCTACCCGGAGGCGATCGCCTCCGCCCGGGCCCTCGGCCTGCCCTGGGTCGAGGTCTACCTGCGGCACTGGCGGATGCAGAACCTGCTGAACAAGCGCCAGCAGGGCGAGTCCGTCATGCCCGAGGTGGTCGACCTGCTGGACTTCGCCCACCGGGAGGAGACGGCCGGCTGCCCGCAGTCCGTCTGCGTGGTGCAGGACTTCGCGATCTGCCACGCCCGGGTCGACGGCCCCGGGTACGCGCGCGAGCGCCTCGAGGTGGTCGGCGAGACGCTGGACCGGATCGAACCCGGTCGCGCCTGCTTCGACTGCCTCTCCCGCGAGTACTCCGGCGCCCTGGAGGACGACGACCGGCCCGCCGACGCGCTCGCCCACCTGGACACCGCCGCCGCCCGGATGCGCGGCGCGGGCCAGGAGGTCTCGCTCCGCTTCCACCGGACCCGGGCCGGCGCCCTGCACCTGCTGGGCCGGCACGAGGAGGTGCTCACCCTGCTGGACACCGCCGAGCGGGCGGCCCGGGCGCGGGGCGAGGAGATCGACGAGAGCGACCGGCGCTGGGGCGCCCTGCAGCGGGCCCGCGCGCTCGCCGCGCTCGGGCGCACGACGGAGGCGCTCGCCCTGCTGCCCGAGCGGGCCGAGGCCGAGCGGCACGCCGACCTGCGCGCGAGCTGGACGGAGACGGTCGAGCTGCTGATCGCGGCCGGCGCCTGGGAGAACGACGCCGAACTGGGCGCCGTGCTGGCCGGCTGGGTGGGATACCTGGACGGCACCGGCTCGCACCGCCCGTGCGTGGACCTGCTGCTGGCGGCCGGTCGGCTGGCGCTCGCCCGCGGCGCCCGTACGGTGGCGCTCACGCTCGCGGCGACCGGGGAGCGTAAACTCACCCAATTGCGTCGCACCGCCGGCGTGGCCGAGCGGGTCGCGGCCCTGCGGGCGGCCGCCGAGGCGCTGCCGGTGCCCGAGCTGCCCGTCCCGCCCGGCGAACTGACGGCACACCTGGCCGAGGCCCAGGTGCCCTTCGAGACCGGCGCCGACCTGCTCTCCGTCGCCCTGGACCGGTACCGGGGTGAGCAGGCCGGCGCCACCGACCTGGCCGTGGTGCTGGCCAACGTGCTCGGCGGCCTCGGCCACGCCCGGGCCGCCGCCGACCTGCTGTGGCGGCGGCTGGACGCCGACCCGGGCAGCCAGGAGCTCACCGGCACGCTCGGCCAGGCCCTGATCGAGGCCCGGGACGCCGAGGGCGTGCGACGCCTCGCCGACCGACTGGCCGCCACCAGCCCGGCCGACGCGCACTGGATACGCGCCCGCTGGGCCGCCGCCGAGCAGCGCTGGGCCGAGGTGCTGGAGCAGTGCGAGGCGATCCTGGCGCTGGACGCGAGGTGGATCAACACCCGCCGGCTGGCCGCGGCCGCCGCCACCGAGCTGGGCGACCACGTCACCGCGCAGCGCCTCTACCAGGAGCTGCTGGAGCACGCCCTGCCCGCCGAGGAGGCGGGGGAGGCGGAGCTCCACCGGACGGTCCAGGAGCCCGACCTCTGGCACCTGATCACCGCGGCCAGCGCCAACCGGGACTGGGCCGTGGTCCGCTCCACCGGCGCGCGGATCGGCATCGAGTTCGACCGGCCCGAGGGCCCGGTGGACGAGGAGTGGCAGCTGATCACCGTCCGCGCCACCCGCACCAACGGCACCCCGGTGGACCTGCCCGCCGTCCGGACGGGCCCGGCCACCGCCCGGATCCTGCCGGTGCTGGGCGCGGACCTGACGCTCAACCACGGCGACGTGGTGGTCTTCGCCCCAGCCCTGCTGGAGCGCCCGCCGGCCGAGGACGCCCCCGAGGAGGAACGGGCGAACTGGCGCCCCACCTTCGCGCTGCTGACCCTGCTCGACCCGGCCGGCTACACCACGTACTGGATCGACGGCGTCCGGCCCGCGGACGAAGCCTGGGCCGGGTTCCGGGACGAACTGCGGGCGGCCGGCTACGCGCTCTGGGTGTACAGCGGGGAGCAGTACCGGCTCCCGGACCCGGAGCGGGACGAGGACGACCTGCCCGGCGTCTACGCCGCCCTCGGCCTCCCGCCGACCGCCTCGGCCGAGGACGCCGACGCGCTGCTGCACGAGCTCACGGCCGGCTGGGAGCACCCGGTCACCTGGCTCGAACTGGCCGACGCGGCGGGGGTCGACCTGCGCCGGCACACGGAGATCATCGAGCGCTACGACATCTGA